The Komagataeibacter xylinus DNA window AGTCAAAATGAGAGTTACTACGACTCGAAACCACTCAAGCTATAGGGAATGCTGCGTTTTCCTGTGGATAAGTATGGTCAACTGTCGTGGTTTCACCCACCCAAACACGTGGTTTCACGAGAGTGTCCGATCTTCTGTGTATAATTGATCTGGTCCATACTTCACCGAAAGGAAGTATGAATGACCATCTCGAAGGAACTCCTGGACGAATTGCTGACGGGCGTGAAGCGTCCTGAAGACCTGCTCGGAGACAGCGGGTTGCTGAAGGAGCTGAAAATTCGGCTCATGGAGCGTATGCTGGGTGCAGAGTTGAGCGCGCATCTGGGCTATGAGGAAGGCAAGGCTGCCCCGCCGGGCCAGTCGAACCGGCGGAATGGCTCCACGACCAAGGTGCTGAAAGGCCAGGACGGCGCCTTTCCGGTGACGGTGCCGCGCGACCGCGACAGCAGCTTTGAGCCGGAGCTTATAAAGAAGGGCCAGACCCGGATCGACGGGATCGACGACAGGATCATCGGTCTCTATGCCGCCGGTCTGACGGTCCGGGACATCCAGACCCATCTGCTTGATCTTTATGGCCTGAAGGTCTCTCCCGACCTGATCAGCCGCGTCACCGATGCCGTGCTGGACGAGGTCCGGGAGTGGCAGGGCCGGGCGCTGGATCGGATGTATCCCATCGTGATCTTCGATGCCCTTCGGGTAAAGATCCGCGATGCTGACAGCCGGACCGTTAAAAACAAGGCGGTTTACGTTGCTCTCGGTGTCACCCGCGAGGGAGTGCGCGAGGTTCTGGGGCTCTGGATCGCCGAGAATGAAGGCGCCAAATTCTGGCTTTCGGTCATGAACGAGTTGAAGAACCGGGGCATCCAGGACATCCTGATCGCGGTCGTGGACGGGCTGAAAGGCTTTCCCGAGGCCATCACCGCCGCCTTTCCCGAGGCGATGGTTCAGACCTGTATTGTTCACCTGGTGCGCCACAGCCTGAACTTCTGCTCATGGAAGGACCGCAAGGCCGTGGCTGCCGACCTGCGCCGGATCTACGGGGCGGCGACCGCTGACATGGCGGCCGCAGAGCTCGATGCGTTCGAGGAGAAATGGGCCGGGAAATACGCGTCGATCGCCCCGGCATGGCGCCGGGCATGGCCAGAAGTGATCCCGTTTTTTGCCTTCGATCCGGCGATCCGCAAGATCATATACACTACGAACGCCATCGAGAGCCTGAACCGGGTCATCCGCAAATCGATCAAGACGCGCGGTTCGTTCCCGACCGACGATGCCGCAACGAAGCTGATCTACCTGGCGATCCGCAGCTTCGAGAAAGACGGGCGGAATGTTCGGGAATGGTTTGCAGCCCGCAACCAGTTCGCCATAATGTTCGGCGAGCGCTTCGCCGCTTGAGTATCTGAAAACCCATGGGCCAGGCCAGATACACAGACTTCAGGACACTCCCGGTTTCACCCACCACCCATAACCGTAACAGACTGTTATCAATCGTTTTTTCATAGGTTTTTTAGTGCTTAACTCTCTTACACTATATATTTTAACAAAATTCTTAACAAAAAAGGCACCGCCTCTTGGGGGCTACGCCCCCGCCGGCTCGCGGCCTACGGCCGCCCCGATCGCGCTTCGCGCGATCTCCCACCCGGCATCCCCCTGCTCGCCCTTCCAGGGCTGCGCTAAACGGACATGCCTACGGCGCAAAATCATAATCTGACGATGCATTCCCGCATCGTCTCTCCACCAGCACCCTCCTCTCCCGCGTCGGCGCCTTCGGCGCCCTACGGGGCTCCCGCTCCGCGCTCGCCCAACGCCTGCAACACCAGAAGAACCGGGCAAGACCGTAATCTGCTCAAGACGCACCGGTATTCAGGCGATCATTCAGCAGCTCACGTGTCGCAGCATGCCCACCAGACGCCACAGGATGGCCGTACAGGCGTTATTGTGTGTGGCGGCTAGTTGGGTTGGCAATAACGGGAATTGCGCTTTGTGCGGCCTCCCATGGCGCTCTGCTGGCTTTATCAGGAATTGATGGGCTGTCCATTTCTGTCTGACCGTCCAGATATCCTCCTCCTGACTTTCAGTGGGATAGTTCTGATTGAAAAACCCAAGCGTTAGGGATATGATGCATTATGCCGACGCTTCTACGCATCAATGGATTTCGTGTCGTGATTTACACGGCAGATCATGTGCCAATGCACGTTCACGTCATAAGCGCGGATGGAGAAGCGGTGATTGAAATTGGCAGGAAAGCCCGACTGATACGAGCAGGTGGCATGAAAGATAAGGTCATACAGGAAGCCCTTGTCATCGTGCAGGACCACGCTGAGATGTTGGCTGAAGCATGGGAGAAGATACATGGCGAATGACATGAACTATCAGGCCGCTCGTGAAGCAGACGCGCTTCATAGAGCGACAATTCCTCATGCGGTCTCCGCACGGTTTATCCGTGCTCGCCGCGCTCTTCACGTCACGCTCTCCAACGGTGTTGAGATGAGCGTGCCTGTGAGTCTGATACAAGATTTGCAGGACGCTTCCCTGAATGATCTGGCCGATATCGAGATCACTCCGCTGGGTAATGGCCTTCACTGGCCCCGTCTCGACGCCGATGTTCTGGTCGAAGGTCTGATCCACGGTATCTACGGTTCCCGAAGCTGGATGGCAGCACAGATGGGACGCGTGGGCGGATCGTCCGCCAGCCAGGAAAAGGCAGCGGCAGCACGCCGGAATGGTGCTAAAGGCGGTCGGCCAAGGAACGTCGCGTAAGAAAGACTGCTTACCACTATGAGCAGACAGGCCGGTGAGCATGGTGGTTGCTGAAACCGCAAAAAGTTATTACAATAATAATAACATAAAGGGGGCTGTCATGGTCGAACTGAAAGTGCGAAAATTCGGAAACTCACTCGGGGTAGTACTGCCCAAGGAAGTGATCTCACGGCTGAACACCCAGGACGGCGCGCCCCTGTATCTGACCGAAGCACCAGACGGCGGATATCGGCTCGTGCCCTATGATCCCGACTTCGAAACAAAAATGGCGAAGGCTGAGGATATTATGCGGCGTTACCGTGATACGCTGCATGTTCTGGCCCAATGACAGACTTCGTCTGGATAGACGAACGGGATGCCC harbors:
- a CDS encoding IS256 family transposase — encoded protein: MTISKELLDELLTGVKRPEDLLGDSGLLKELKIRLMERMLGAELSAHLGYEEGKAAPPGQSNRRNGSTTKVLKGQDGAFPVTVPRDRDSSFEPELIKKGQTRIDGIDDRIIGLYAAGLTVRDIQTHLLDLYGLKVSPDLISRVTDAVLDEVREWQGRALDRMYPIVIFDALRVKIRDADSRTVKNKAVYVALGVTREGVREVLGLWIAENEGAKFWLSVMNELKNRGIQDILIAVVDGLKGFPEAITAAFPEAMVQTCIVHLVRHSLNFCSWKDRKAVAADLRRIYGAATADMAAAELDAFEEKWAGKYASIAPAWRRAWPEVIPFFAFDPAIRKIIYTTNAIESLNRVIRKSIKTRGSFPTDDAATKLIYLAIRSFEKDGRNVREWFAARNQFAIMFGERFAA
- a CDS encoding AbrB/MazE/SpoVT family DNA-binding domain-containing protein, encoding MVELKVRKFGNSLGVVLPKEVISRLNTQDGAPLYLTEAPDGGYRLVPYDPDFETKMAKAEDIMRRYRDTLHVLAQ
- a CDS encoding DUF2442 domain-containing protein, giving the protein MANDMNYQAAREADALHRATIPHAVSARFIRARRALHVTLSNGVEMSVPVSLIQDLQDASLNDLADIEITPLGNGLHWPRLDADVLVEGLIHGIYGSRSWMAAQMGRVGGSSASQEKAAAARRNGAKGGRPRNVA
- a CDS encoding DUF4160 domain-containing protein, giving the protein MPTLLRINGFRVVIYTADHVPMHVHVISADGEAVIEIGRKARLIRAGGMKDKVIQEALVIVQDHAEMLAEAWEKIHGE